One genomic window of Cololabis saira isolate AMF1-May2022 chromosome 3, fColSai1.1, whole genome shotgun sequence includes the following:
- the si:cabz01093077.1 gene encoding C-C chemokine receptor type 5 isoform X3, which translates to MNASEYEYFYEMENNETFCENDTSSVFPGGSMVLPVLYYMLFCIGLLGNCTVLWVLLRHIKLRTMTDVFLLNLVLSDLLMAVTLPVWAHTSQNLVSCKLITGVYQLGFYSGTLFVTLMSVDRYLAIVHAVAAMRARTLCYGIVASIIIWVISIIMAVPQVVFASLELDENNDCQPHYPDETLDFWKKQRNFSENTVGLFVCLPIMIFCYVKILVVLSRCRNSKKNKAVKLIFTVVFVFVVCWVPYNIVVFLQTLQLFGILNTCNSSNNISWAMSIAEIVALSHCCINPVIYAFMGEKFRKSLNRALVKHFHLKPFPSTLSQKDTDNETSNTAVKSEN; encoded by the exons ATGAACGCCTCAGAGTACGAATATTTTTATGAAATGGAAAACAATGAAACCTTTTGTGAGAATGATACCAGTTCAGTCTTTCCTGGAGGATCCATGGTCTTACCGGTTCTTTACTACATGCTGTTTTGCATCGGTCTGTTGG GCAACTGCACGGTCCTGTGGGTTCTCCTCCGTCACATAAAGTTGAGAACGATGACCGATGTGTTTCTCCTCAACCTGGTCCTGTCTGATCTTTTAATGGCTGTGACTCTTCCCGTCTGGGCCCACACATCCCAGAACCTCGTATCATGCAAGCTGATTACAGGAGTCTATCAG TTAGGATTCTACAGCGGGACTTTGTTTGTGACCCTGATGAGCGTGGACCGTTATCTGGCCATCGTCCACGCTGTGGCAGCCATGCGAGCCCGGACACTTTGCTATGGAATTGTGGCCAGCATCATCATCTGGGTTATATCTATAATCATGGCAGTCCCTCAGGTGGTATTTGCCTCCTTGGAGCTTGATGAAAACAATGACTGCCAGCCTCACTACCCAGACGAAACCCTGGATTTTTGGAAAAAGCAACGAAACTTCAGCGAGAACACGGTGGGCCTTTTCGTGTGCCTCCCCATCATGATTTTCTGCTACGTGAAAATCCTTGTGGTGCTGTCCAGGTGCAGGAACTCCAAAAAGAACAAGGCAGTCAAGCTGATATTCACAGTGGTGTTTGTGTTCGTGGTGTGCTGGGTCCCCTACAACATCGTAGTTTTCCTTCAGACTCTGCAGCTGTTTGGAATCCTGAACACCTGCAACTCCTCAAACAACATCAGCTGGGCCATGAGCATTGCTGAGATTGTTGCGCTGTCTCACTGCTGCATAAATCCAGTGATCTACGCGTTTATGGGAGAGAAGTTTAGGAAATCACTGAACAGAGCGCTGGTAAAACACTTCCACTTAAAGCCTTTCCCCAGCACTCTCAGCCAGAAAGACACAGACAATGAGACTTCTAACACAgcagtaaaatcagaaaattaa
- the cabz01093075.1 gene encoding C-C chemokine receptor type 5, translating into MDSNISFTGDSNFTGDTQSPTTGAFINDTTVDYMYSEYSEYYEDDLIGDYVVCQYEKYGAHFLPPLYVIFFILGLLGNSLVIWVITCGVRLRSMTDVCLLNLAIADLLLVCSLPFLAHQARDQWHFGDTMCKMVLGTYQVAFYCGIFFICLMSIDRYLAIVHAVYARKARTRSFGMIAAAVTWVAGFLASFPDLIFLKQQQTNVNKSDYCYAEYPETSYSKSHFWRLFGLFKMNILGLFIPLFIMSFCYSQIIWRLMSSHSSKKQAIRIVVAVVMVFFCCWVPYNMASLMKALELLHVIEECENSKAIKLALQVTEAIAYSHSCLNPILYVFVGEKFRRHLLKLINRTPCMLCRVIKLYLPQDRITSVYSQTTSVDERSIGL; encoded by the exons ATGGACTCCAACATCAGCTTTACTGGCGACTCCAACTTTACTGGCGATACTCAAAG cCCTACAACAGGAGCCTTCATCAATGACACCACTGTGGACTACATGTACTCTGAGTACTCTGAGTACTATGAAGACGATCTCATTGGGGACTATGTGGTGTGTCAGTATGAGAAATATGGGGCGCACTTTCTCCCACCTCTCTATGTCATATTCTTCATCCTGGGTCTTCTGGGTAACTCTTTGGTCATCTGGGTCATTACTTGTGGCGTGCGACTCCGCAGCATGACCGACGTGTGCCTGTTAAACCTTGCCATTGCTGACCTGCTCTTGGTGtgttcccttcccttcctggcTCACCAGGCCCGGGATCAGTGGCACTTTGGGGATACGATGTGCAAGATGGTGCTGGGCACCTACCAAGTTGCCTTTTACTGCGGGATCTTCTTCATTTGTCTGATGAGCATCGATCGCTATTTGGCTATCGTACACGCCGTTTACGCCAGGAAGGCACGGACACGGTCGTTTGGAATGATTGCGGCTGCTGTGACGTGGGTAGCTGGATTTTTGGCATCTTTTCCTGATCTGATCTTCCTAAAACAGCAGCAAACAAATGTTAACAAGTCTGACTACTGCTACGCTGAATATCCCGAAACATCATATTCCAAGTCTCACTTCTGGAGGCTATTTGGCCTttttaaaatgaacattttgGGCTTGTTTATCCCACTGTTCATCATGAGTTTCTGCTACTCGCAGATCATCTGGAGGCTGATGTCCAGCCACTCATCCAAGAAACAGGCCATTCGCATCGTCGTCGCAGTGGTGATGGttttcttctgctgctgggtccCTTACAACATGGCATCATTAATGAAAGCGCTGGAGCTACTTCATGTCATCGAAGAATGTGAAAACAGCAAAGCCATCAAACTGGCTTTACAAGTCACTGAAGCCATTGCCTACTCTCACAGCTGCCTTAACCCCATCCTGTATGTGTTCGTTGGGGAAAAATTCCGGAGGCACTTGCTGAAGCTGATTAACAGAACTCCCTGCATGCTGTGTCGGGTCATCAAGCTGTACCTTCCACAAGACAGAATCACCTCAGTTTACTCACAAACTACCAGTGTGGATGAGAGGAGCATTGGTCTCTAA
- the si:cabz01093077.1 gene encoding C-C chemokine receptor type 5 isoform X1, whose protein sequence is MENTLVSFQMSCKSMNASEYEYFYEMENNETFCENDTSSVFPGGSMVLPVLYYMLFCIGLLGNCTVLWVLLRHIKLRTMTDVFLLNLVLSDLLMAVTLPVWAHTSQNLVSCKLITGVYQLGFYSGTLFVTLMSVDRYLAIVHAVAAMRARTLCYGIVASIIIWVISIIMAVPQVVFASLELDENNDCQPHYPDETLDFWKKQRNFSENTVGLFVCLPIMIFCYVKILVVLSRCRNSKKNKAVKLIFTVVFVFVVCWVPYNIVVFLQTLQLFGILNTCNSSNNISWAMSIAEIVALSHCCINPVIYAFMGEKFRKSLNRALVKHFHLKPFPSTLSQKDTDNETSNTAVKSEN, encoded by the exons TATGAACGCCTCAGAGTACGAATATTTTTATGAAATGGAAAACAATGAAACCTTTTGTGAGAATGATACCAGTTCAGTCTTTCCTGGAGGATCCATGGTCTTACCGGTTCTTTACTACATGCTGTTTTGCATCGGTCTGTTGG GCAACTGCACGGTCCTGTGGGTTCTCCTCCGTCACATAAAGTTGAGAACGATGACCGATGTGTTTCTCCTCAACCTGGTCCTGTCTGATCTTTTAATGGCTGTGACTCTTCCCGTCTGGGCCCACACATCCCAGAACCTCGTATCATGCAAGCTGATTACAGGAGTCTATCAG TTAGGATTCTACAGCGGGACTTTGTTTGTGACCCTGATGAGCGTGGACCGTTATCTGGCCATCGTCCACGCTGTGGCAGCCATGCGAGCCCGGACACTTTGCTATGGAATTGTGGCCAGCATCATCATCTGGGTTATATCTATAATCATGGCAGTCCCTCAGGTGGTATTTGCCTCCTTGGAGCTTGATGAAAACAATGACTGCCAGCCTCACTACCCAGACGAAACCCTGGATTTTTGGAAAAAGCAACGAAACTTCAGCGAGAACACGGTGGGCCTTTTCGTGTGCCTCCCCATCATGATTTTCTGCTACGTGAAAATCCTTGTGGTGCTGTCCAGGTGCAGGAACTCCAAAAAGAACAAGGCAGTCAAGCTGATATTCACAGTGGTGTTTGTGTTCGTGGTGTGCTGGGTCCCCTACAACATCGTAGTTTTCCTTCAGACTCTGCAGCTGTTTGGAATCCTGAACACCTGCAACTCCTCAAACAACATCAGCTGGGCCATGAGCATTGCTGAGATTGTTGCGCTGTCTCACTGCTGCATAAATCCAGTGATCTACGCGTTTATGGGAGAGAAGTTTAGGAAATCACTGAACAGAGCGCTGGTAAAACACTTCCACTTAAAGCCTTTCCCCAGCACTCTCAGCCAGAAAGACACAGACAATGAGACTTCTAACACAgcagtaaaatcagaaaattaa
- the si:cabz01093077.1 gene encoding C-C chemokine receptor type 5 isoform X2, protein MCMNASEYEYFYEMENNETFCENDTSSVFPGGSMVLPVLYYMLFCIGLLGNCTVLWVLLRHIKLRTMTDVFLLNLVLSDLLMAVTLPVWAHTSQNLVSCKLITGVYQLGFYSGTLFVTLMSVDRYLAIVHAVAAMRARTLCYGIVASIIIWVISIIMAVPQVVFASLELDENNDCQPHYPDETLDFWKKQRNFSENTVGLFVCLPIMIFCYVKILVVLSRCRNSKKNKAVKLIFTVVFVFVVCWVPYNIVVFLQTLQLFGILNTCNSSNNISWAMSIAEIVALSHCCINPVIYAFMGEKFRKSLNRALVKHFHLKPFPSTLSQKDTDNETSNTAVKSEN, encoded by the exons TATGAACGCCTCAGAGTACGAATATTTTTATGAAATGGAAAACAATGAAACCTTTTGTGAGAATGATACCAGTTCAGTCTTTCCTGGAGGATCCATGGTCTTACCGGTTCTTTACTACATGCTGTTTTGCATCGGTCTGTTGG GCAACTGCACGGTCCTGTGGGTTCTCCTCCGTCACATAAAGTTGAGAACGATGACCGATGTGTTTCTCCTCAACCTGGTCCTGTCTGATCTTTTAATGGCTGTGACTCTTCCCGTCTGGGCCCACACATCCCAGAACCTCGTATCATGCAAGCTGATTACAGGAGTCTATCAG TTAGGATTCTACAGCGGGACTTTGTTTGTGACCCTGATGAGCGTGGACCGTTATCTGGCCATCGTCCACGCTGTGGCAGCCATGCGAGCCCGGACACTTTGCTATGGAATTGTGGCCAGCATCATCATCTGGGTTATATCTATAATCATGGCAGTCCCTCAGGTGGTATTTGCCTCCTTGGAGCTTGATGAAAACAATGACTGCCAGCCTCACTACCCAGACGAAACCCTGGATTTTTGGAAAAAGCAACGAAACTTCAGCGAGAACACGGTGGGCCTTTTCGTGTGCCTCCCCATCATGATTTTCTGCTACGTGAAAATCCTTGTGGTGCTGTCCAGGTGCAGGAACTCCAAAAAGAACAAGGCAGTCAAGCTGATATTCACAGTGGTGTTTGTGTTCGTGGTGTGCTGGGTCCCCTACAACATCGTAGTTTTCCTTCAGACTCTGCAGCTGTTTGGAATCCTGAACACCTGCAACTCCTCAAACAACATCAGCTGGGCCATGAGCATTGCTGAGATTGTTGCGCTGTCTCACTGCTGCATAAATCCAGTGATCTACGCGTTTATGGGAGAGAAGTTTAGGAAATCACTGAACAGAGCGCTGGTAAAACACTTCCACTTAAAGCCTTTCCCCAGCACTCTCAGCCAGAAAGACACAGACAATGAGACTTCTAACACAgcagtaaaatcagaaaattaa